The following proteins are encoded in a genomic region of Micromonospora olivasterospora:
- a CDS encoding esterase/lipase family protein: MPSRWRLLALLGVAAVVPLAESLVLVPIGFRQAEGLIGQSSAVWPYDSYHDMRWLLVYHNSWWVFGLGLVGAIVARGALSAALVGLSWPAGSPRPVRRALLLRNLGVAALTAAIVAPFAALAVAASVVSLSWVLFASLIPMVVLAPFLQRMAVGAGWWRGLPTAKLFGWSSLNFVVITAAGGLVWSAPEEWTPVVAVAVGMINGLLWNRTVRAAVLPSHVRLRRVPVVPIVVVLVLAIPLVGQALAQRDGARSTFSPPIFNQPLPQGVPYAVILIAGHNSAYDGRPAADPNVERFSYDGLDSGGRPLPYRSTATHRSLESSAQLLAVQVEAVHRRTGRPIALVGESEGAMVARTYLRNPPKSPVTALVMLSPLVRTGRAYYPPPNADSGFGVATGWLLRVMYALAGVGSATEDHPDEPFIRSLLEDAPFYRFQTLCPIPGVRVVAFLPIVTAAESTPGPFTKIPVVEVLSLHVELLGRPMVHDEVIGFLAGADVSHVRREYGLLQRLGAAWQAPLLTVNANPVWRPKAPPGPAFSSARICRTPR, encoded by the coding sequence GTGCCGAGCCGTTGGCGCTTGCTGGCACTGCTCGGGGTCGCCGCCGTCGTTCCGCTGGCCGAGTCCCTCGTGTTGGTGCCGATCGGTTTCCGGCAGGCGGAGGGATTGATCGGGCAGAGTTCGGCGGTCTGGCCGTACGACTCCTACCACGACATGCGCTGGCTGTTGGTCTACCACAATTCCTGGTGGGTGTTCGGGCTCGGCCTGGTGGGGGCGATCGTGGCGCGCGGGGCGCTGTCCGCGGCGCTGGTCGGCCTGTCCTGGCCGGCCGGGAGCCCCCGGCCGGTACGGCGGGCCCTGCTGCTGCGCAATCTCGGCGTGGCGGCGTTGACGGCCGCCATCGTCGCGCCGTTCGCCGCGCTCGCGGTGGCCGCTTCGGTGGTGTCCCTGTCCTGGGTCCTGTTCGCCTCGCTGATCCCCATGGTGGTACTGGCCCCGTTCCTGCAGCGGATGGCGGTGGGTGCGGGCTGGTGGCGCGGCCTGCCGACGGCGAAGCTGTTCGGCTGGTCGTCGTTGAACTTCGTGGTCATCACCGCGGCCGGTGGCCTGGTGTGGAGCGCCCCGGAGGAGTGGACGCCCGTCGTCGCCGTGGCCGTCGGGATGATCAACGGCCTGCTGTGGAACCGGACGGTGCGGGCGGCCGTGCTGCCCTCCCACGTGCGGTTGCGACGGGTGCCGGTGGTGCCGATCGTCGTGGTGCTGGTGCTGGCCATCCCGCTGGTGGGGCAGGCGCTCGCCCAACGCGACGGCGCGCGGAGCACCTTCTCGCCGCCGATCTTCAACCAACCGCTACCCCAGGGGGTGCCCTACGCGGTGATCCTGATTGCCGGCCACAATTCCGCGTACGACGGCCGGCCCGCCGCGGATCCGAACGTGGAGCGGTTCTCGTACGACGGCCTGGACTCGGGCGGCCGTCCGCTGCCGTACCGGTCGACGGCCACCCACCGCTCGCTGGAGTCCAGCGCGCAGCTGCTCGCCGTGCAGGTCGAGGCGGTGCACCGGCGCACCGGCCGGCCGATCGCCCTGGTCGGGGAGAGCGAGGGGGCGATGGTGGCCCGCACCTACCTGCGAAACCCGCCGAAATCGCCGGTGACGGCGCTGGTGATGCTCAGCCCGCTGGTCCGCACCGGCCGCGCGTACTACCCGCCACCGAACGCCGACTCCGGCTTCGGCGTGGCCACCGGCTGGCTGCTACGCGTCATGTACGCACTCGCGGGCGTCGGCTCGGCAACCGAAGACCACCCGGACGAGCCGTTCATCCGCTCGCTTCTGGAGGACGCGCCGTTCTACCGCTTCCAGACCCTCTGCCCGATTCCAGGCGTGCGGGTGGTCGCCTTCCTGCCGATCGTCACCGCGGCCGAGTCCACACCAGGCCCGTTCACCAAGATCCCCGTGGTCGAGGTGCTGTCGCTCCACGTCGAGTTGCTCGGCCGGCCGATGGTGCACGACGAGGTGATCGGCTTTCTCGCCGGAGCGGACGTCAGCCACGTCCGTAGAGAGTACGGCCTGCTGCAGCGGCTCGGGGCAGCCTGGCAGGCACCCCTTCTGACGGTCAACGCGAACCCGGTGTGGCGGCCCAAGGCGCCACCCGGGCCAGCGTTCTCGTCGGCCCGGATCTGTCGTACGCCCCGGTGA
- the rph gene encoding rifamycin-inactivating phosphotransferase, which translates to MIEQYVLDLQEVDETRVAVVGGKGAHLGGLSRIEGIRVPAGFCVTTDAFRRIMAEAPSIDDRIDQLSRLNPDDREAVRTLSGEIRRTIEGIAIPDDLTAAITRALVRLGEHAAYAVRSSATAEDLPTASFAGQQDTYLNVVGPAAILQHVSRCWASLFTERAVIYRQRNGLDHRTVHMAVVVQQMVFPHAAGILFTADPVTGNRKVATVDASFGLGEALVSGLVNPDVFKVRDGGIVARAVAAKQRAVHALPAGGTQEVAIDPARQEQPALTDAEVVRLVQLGRRIEAHFGRPQDIEWCLVDDGFQIVQSRPITTLFPIPAAGDAENHVYLSVGHQQMMTDPMKPLGISMWQLTAMVPMHEAGGRLFVDVTRRLASPASRAGLLEMAGRSDPLTRDALETVLDRDDFVPSLPDASPGGPPVGGASAPIETDPAIVTELIERSRASIAALRRDIRTKTGAALFDFLLEDFQEHKRVLSDPLSMQAIMAGMEATWWLNDRLWEWLGEKNAADTLTLSAPGNVTSEMGLALLDVADVIRPHPEVVAFLQGVEDEGFLDELPKLAGGTEARDAIEAYLDRYGMRCVGEIDITRPRWRERPTTLVPVILDNVRNFEPGAAERRFAQGQREAAKKEHDVLSRLRALPDGEQKADETKRMIDRVRTFIGYREYPKYGIVSRYFVYKQALLEEAERLVQANVLSAKEDIFYLTFQELHDVVRANRVDDQLIQQRKDMFRSYQALTPPRVLTSDGEAVVGAYRRDDVPAGALIGLPVSAGTVEGRARVILDMAEADLEEGDILVTAYTDPSWSPLFVGITGLVTEVGGLMTHGAVIAREYGLPAVVGVVDATRLIRDGQRIRVHGTDGYVEILP; encoded by the coding sequence ATGATCGAGCAGTACGTGTTGGATCTTCAAGAGGTCGACGAGACGCGGGTCGCGGTCGTCGGCGGCAAGGGCGCGCACCTGGGCGGGCTGTCGCGGATCGAGGGCATCCGCGTGCCGGCTGGCTTCTGCGTGACGACGGACGCCTTCCGGCGGATCATGGCGGAAGCGCCGTCGATCGACGATCGGATCGATCAGCTGTCGCGCCTGAACCCGGACGACCGGGAGGCGGTCCGCACCCTCAGCGGGGAGATCCGCCGGACCATCGAAGGGATCGCCATTCCCGACGATCTCACGGCGGCGATCACCCGCGCGCTCGTCCGACTCGGCGAGCACGCCGCCTACGCCGTCCGGTCCAGCGCGACGGCAGAGGACCTGCCGACGGCCAGCTTCGCCGGCCAGCAGGACACGTACCTGAACGTCGTGGGGCCGGCGGCGATCCTCCAGCACGTCAGCCGGTGCTGGGCGTCGCTGTTCACCGAGCGGGCCGTGATCTACCGCCAGCGGAACGGCCTTGACCACCGTACGGTCCACATGGCCGTGGTCGTGCAGCAGATGGTCTTCCCGCATGCGGCCGGCATCCTGTTCACGGCCGACCCCGTCACGGGCAATCGGAAGGTCGCCACCGTGGACGCCAGCTTCGGCCTCGGCGAGGCCCTGGTCTCCGGCCTGGTGAACCCGGACGTCTTCAAGGTGCGCGACGGCGGGATCGTCGCCAGGGCGGTCGCCGCCAAGCAGCGTGCCGTTCACGCCCTGCCGGCCGGCGGCACGCAGGAAGTGGCGATCGACCCGGCGCGGCAGGAGCAGCCGGCGCTGACGGACGCGGAGGTCGTGCGGCTCGTCCAGCTCGGCCGACGGATCGAAGCGCACTTCGGCCGCCCGCAGGACATCGAATGGTGCCTGGTCGACGATGGCTTCCAGATCGTTCAGAGCCGGCCGATCACCACGCTGTTCCCCATCCCCGCGGCCGGCGACGCGGAGAACCACGTCTACCTCTCCGTCGGTCACCAGCAGATGATGACCGACCCCATGAAGCCCCTGGGGATCTCCATGTGGCAGCTGACGGCCATGGTGCCGATGCACGAGGCCGGCGGGAGGCTGTTCGTCGACGTCACCCGGCGCCTGGCCTCGCCCGCGAGCCGCGCCGGTCTCCTCGAGATGGCGGGTAGATCCGATCCGCTGACCAGGGACGCCCTGGAGACCGTCCTCGACCGCGACGACTTCGTCCCGTCGCTCCCGGACGCAAGTCCCGGCGGGCCGCCGGTCGGCGGCGCGTCCGCCCCGATCGAGACCGATCCGGCCATCGTCACCGAGCTGATCGAGCGCAGCCGGGCCTCCATCGCCGCCCTGCGGCGCGACATCCGGACGAAGACCGGAGCGGCGCTGTTCGACTTCCTGCTGGAGGACTTCCAGGAGCACAAGCGGGTCCTCAGTGATCCGTTGAGCATGCAGGCGATCATGGCGGGGATGGAGGCCACCTGGTGGCTCAACGACCGGCTGTGGGAATGGCTGGGCGAGAAGAACGCGGCCGACACCCTCACGCTGTCCGCCCCCGGCAACGTCACGTCGGAGATGGGACTGGCGCTGCTCGACGTCGCCGACGTGATCCGCCCGCATCCAGAGGTGGTGGCGTTCCTGCAGGGCGTCGAGGACGAGGGCTTCCTGGACGAGCTGCCGAAGCTCGCGGGCGGGACCGAAGCGCGTGACGCCATCGAGGCCTACCTCGACCGGTACGGCATGCGCTGTGTCGGCGAGATCGACATCACGAGGCCGCGGTGGCGCGAGCGTCCCACCACGCTCGTACCCGTGATCCTCGACAACGTCAGGAACTTCGAGCCGGGCGCCGCCGAGCGGCGCTTCGCACAGGGGCAGCGGGAGGCGGCGAAGAAGGAACACGACGTGCTGTCACGCTTGCGGGCCCTGCCGGACGGGGAGCAGAAGGCCGACGAGACCAAGCGGATGATCGACCGGGTCCGGACCTTCATCGGCTACCGGGAGTACCCGAAGTACGGCATCGTCAGCCGCTACTTCGTCTACAAGCAGGCGTTGCTGGAAGAGGCCGAGCGCCTCGTGCAGGCCAACGTGCTCTCCGCGAAGGAGGACATCTTCTACCTCACGTTCCAGGAGCTCCACGACGTCGTGCGCGCGAACCGAGTGGATGACCAGCTCATCCAGCAGCGCAAGGACATGTTCCGGTCGTACCAGGCGCTCACGCCGCCCCGGGTGCTCACGTCGGATGGCGAGGCCGTCGTCGGGGCGTACCGGCGCGACGACGTGCCGGCCGGTGCCCTGATCGGCCTGCCGGTTTCCGCCGGGACCGTCGAGGGGCGGGCCCGCGTCATCCTCGACATGGCGGAGGCCGATCTCGAGGAGGGCGACATCCTGGTCACGGCCTACACCGATCCCAGCTGGTCGCCCCTGTTCGTCGGAATCACGGGCCTGGTGACGGAGGTGGGCGGCCTGATGACCCATGGCGCGGTGATCGCCCGGGAGTACGGCTTGCCGGCCGTCGTCGGCGTGGTAGATGCCACCCGGCTCATCCGGGACGGGCAGCGGATCCGCGTGCACGGGACCGACGGGTACGTCGAGATCCTGCCTTGA